The following proteins come from a genomic window of Metarhizium brunneum chromosome 2, complete sequence:
- the RSM7 gene encoding 37S ribosomal protein S7, which translates to MSPRTRLLGACRALAVCTRPVAQHGRESFRPATSVFRSFSTDANGHPTTSRDAARNENISSTLKVNASATNFGKQPTPPTPQTSQGPDNLHIDTLSDAALEQILYGGRPTTSETEGGLTAAQEEALYREGTIPTPAEAEAEALIARSQASEPAQLSIGQGGDIQNPGHKFGLPRKPYPEGFNLKQRYHPVLEQLTRLLMRDGKLSVAQRNVATVMNFLRTAPAPIYSPKFPLLPGTPPASHLPLNPVLYITIAIDSVAPLLKVRNIAGAGGGGRALELPVPLAVRQRRRMAVKWILDVIEKKPSKGSGKNQFPHRIAEEIIAVVEGRSSVWEKRKQVHKLGTAARANVSSKKLKVKKKM; encoded by the exons ATGTctccgaggacgaggttATTGGGGGCATGCAGAGCTCTAGCTGTGTGCACAAGACCAGTTGCTCAACATGGCAGGGAATCTTTCCGACCTGCAACGAGTGTCTTTCGATCATTTTCGACCGATGCCAATGGACATCCAACGACTTCCAGAGATGCGGCAAGAAATGAAAATATATCATCAACCTTGAAGGTCAATGCATCAGCTACGAATTTTGGCAAGCAACCAACCCCTCCTACGCCACAA ACAAGCCAAGGTCCCGATAATCTACATATAGATACTTTGAGCGATGCAGCTTTGGAGCAAATTCTATACGGCGGCCGACCCACGACTAGTGAGACAGAGGGGGGGTTGACAGcagctcaagaagaagcactCTACCGAGAAGGCACCATTCCCACCCCGgcggaagcggaagcggAAGCGCTCATCGCCAGGTCCCAAGCATCTGAACCAGCACAGTTGTCTATAGGCCAAGGTGGCGATATCCAAAATCCAGGCCACAAATTCGGGCTGCCCAGGAAGCCTTACCCGGAAGGTTTCAATCTGAAGCAAAGATATCACCCGGTCCTGGAGCAGCTCACTCGGCTGCTTATGCGAGATGGCAAACTTAGTGTTGCTCAAAGA AACGTCGCGACGGTAATGAACTTTCTCCGAACGGCTCCGGCTCCCATCTACAGTCCGAAGTTCCCACTCCTACCTGGCACACCGCCGGCCTCCCACCTACCATTGAATCCTGTTCTCTACATCACAATCGCCATCGACTCGGTAGCGCCGTTACTCAAAGTGCGGAATATCGCgggtgccggcggcggcggtcggGCGCTCGAACTGCCCGTACCTCTGGCGGTTCGGCAACGAAGGCGGATGGCGGTCAAGTGGATCCTGGATGTGATTGAGAAGAAGCCCTCCAAGGGCAGCGGCAAGAACCAGTTCCCCCACCGGATTGCAGAGGAGAtcattgccgtggtggaaGGACGATCAAGCGTGTGGGAAAAGAGGAAGCAAGTTCACAAGCTGGGCACAGCTGCCCGAGCCAACGTCAGCTCCAAGAAGCTCAAagtcaagaagaagatgtaA